Proteins encoded in a region of the Arvicanthis niloticus isolate mArvNil1 chromosome 16, mArvNil1.pat.X, whole genome shotgun sequence genome:
- the Dusp26 gene encoding dual specificity protein phosphatase 26 → MCPGNWLWTSMTFMARFSRSSSRSPVRTRGSLEDMPTVHHPFLNVFELERLLYTGKTACNHADEVWPGLYLGDQDMANNRRELRRLGITHVLNASHNRWRGTPEAYEGLGIRYLGVEAHDSPAFDMSVHFQTAADFIHRALSQPGGKILVHCAVGVSRSATLVLAYLMLYHHFTLVEAIKKVKDHRGIIPNRGFLRQLLALDRRLRQGLEA, encoded by the exons ATGTGCCCCGGTAACTGGCTCTGGACCTCCATGACGTTTATGGCTCGCTTCTCCCGAAGCAGCTCAAGGTCTCCCGTTCGTACTCGGGGAAGCCTGGAGGACATGCCCACTGTTCACCATCCCTTCCTCAACGTCTTTGAGTTGGAAAGGCTTCTCTACACAGGCAAGACAGCCTGTAACCATGCCGATGAGGTCTGGCCGGGCCTCTACCTCGGAGACCA GGACATGGCCAACAACCGCCGAGAGCTCCGTCGCCTGGGCATCACCCACGTCCTCAACGCCTCCCACAACAGGTGGCGAGGCACCCCTGAGGCCTACGAGGGGCTAGGCATCCGCTACCTGGGTGTCGAGGCCCATGACTCGCCAGCCTTTGACATGAGCGTCCACTTTCAGACGGCTGCGGACTTCATCCATCGGGCACTGAGCCAGCCAGGAG GGAAGATCCTGGTGCACTGTGCGGTGGGAGTGAGCAGATCTGCCACCCTGGTGCTGGCCTACCTCATGCTGTACCACCACTTCACCCTTGTGGAGGCCATCAAGAAAGTCAAGGACCACCGAGGCATCATCCCCAACCGGGGCTTCTTGAGGCAACTCCTAGCCCTGGACCGTAGGCTGCGGCAGGGTCTAGAGGCATGA
- the Rnf122 gene encoding RING finger protein 122 isoform X4: MHPFQWCNGCFCGLGLVSTNKSCSMPPISFQDLPLNIYMVIFGTGIFVFMLSLIFCCYFISKLRNQAQSERYGYKEVVLKGDAKKLQLYGTCAVCLEDFKGKDELGVLPCQHAFHRKCLVKWLEVRCVCPMCNKPIAGPTETSQSIGILLDELV, encoded by the exons ATGCACCCATTCCAGTGGTGTAACG GGTGTTTCTGTGGCCTGGGACTAGTTAGTACCAATAAGTCCTGCTCAATGCCACCCATCAGTTTCCAAGACCTTCCCCTCAACATCTACATGGTCATCTTCGGCACAGGCATCTTCGTCTTCATGCTCAGCCTCATCTTCTGCTGCTACTTCATCAG CAAACTCCGGAACCAGGCACAGAGCGAGCGATATGGCTACAAGGAG GTGGTGCTTAAAGGTGATGCTAAGAAGTTGCAGCTCTATGGG ACCTGTGCAGTTTGTCTAGAAGACTTCAAGGGGAAGGATGAACTGGGTGTGCTTCCATGCCAGCATGCCTTTCACCGCAA GTGTCTGGTGAAGTGGCTAGAAGTACGTTGCGTCTGCCCCATGTGTAACAAGCCCATTGCTGGCCCCACGGAGACCTCGCAGAGCATTGGAATCCTGCTGGATGAACTGGTATAA
- the Rnf122 gene encoding RING finger protein 122 isoform X3, giving the protein MHPFQWCNGCFCGLGLVSTNKSCSMPPISFQDLPLNIYMVIFGTGIFVFMLSLIFCCYFISKLRNQAQSERYGYKEVVLKGDAKKLQLYGQTCAVCLEDFKGKDELGVLPCQHAFHRKCLVKWLEVRCVCPMCNKPIAGPTETSQSIGILLDELV; this is encoded by the exons ATGCACCCATTCCAGTGGTGTAACG GGTGTTTCTGTGGCCTGGGACTAGTTAGTACCAATAAGTCCTGCTCAATGCCACCCATCAGTTTCCAAGACCTTCCCCTCAACATCTACATGGTCATCTTCGGCACAGGCATCTTCGTCTTCATGCTCAGCCTCATCTTCTGCTGCTACTTCATCAG CAAACTCCGGAACCAGGCACAGAGCGAGCGATATGGCTACAAGGAG GTGGTGCTTAAAGGTGATGCTAAGAAGTTGCAGCTCTATGGG CAGACCTGTGCAGTTTGTCTAGAAGACTTCAAGGGGAAGGATGAACTGGGTGTGCTTCCATGCCAGCATGCCTTTCACCGCAA GTGTCTGGTGAAGTGGCTAGAAGTACGTTGCGTCTGCCCCATGTGTAACAAGCCCATTGCTGGCCCCACGGAGACCTCGCAGAGCATTGGAATCCTGCTGGATGAACTGGTATAA
- the Rnf122 gene encoding RING finger protein 122 isoform X2: MPAWTCSEQFLFWFGRSLSSGTDGCFCGLGLVSTNKSCSMPPISFQDLPLNIYMVIFGTGIFVFMLSLIFCCYFISKLRNQAQSERYGYKEVVLKGDAKKLQLYGTCAVCLEDFKGKDELGVLPCQHAFHRKCLVKWLEVRCVCPMCNKPIAGPTETSQSIGILLDELV; encoded by the exons ATGCCAGCCTGGACTTGTAGTGAACAATTTCTATTCTGGTTCGGGCGCAGCTTGTCTTCTGGAACAGATG GGTGTTTCTGTGGCCTGGGACTAGTTAGTACCAATAAGTCCTGCTCAATGCCACCCATCAGTTTCCAAGACCTTCCCCTCAACATCTACATGGTCATCTTCGGCACAGGCATCTTCGTCTTCATGCTCAGCCTCATCTTCTGCTGCTACTTCATCAG CAAACTCCGGAACCAGGCACAGAGCGAGCGATATGGCTACAAGGAG GTGGTGCTTAAAGGTGATGCTAAGAAGTTGCAGCTCTATGGG ACCTGTGCAGTTTGTCTAGAAGACTTCAAGGGGAAGGATGAACTGGGTGTGCTTCCATGCCAGCATGCCTTTCACCGCAA GTGTCTGGTGAAGTGGCTAGAAGTACGTTGCGTCTGCCCCATGTGTAACAAGCCCATTGCTGGCCCCACGGAGACCTCGCAGAGCATTGGAATCCTGCTGGATGAACTGGTATAA
- the Rnf122 gene encoding RING finger protein 122 isoform X1 yields the protein MPAWTCSEQFLFWFGRSLSSGTDGCFCGLGLVSTNKSCSMPPISFQDLPLNIYMVIFGTGIFVFMLSLIFCCYFISKLRNQAQSERYGYKEVVLKGDAKKLQLYGQTCAVCLEDFKGKDELGVLPCQHAFHRKCLVKWLEVRCVCPMCNKPIAGPTETSQSIGILLDELV from the exons ATGCCAGCCTGGACTTGTAGTGAACAATTTCTATTCTGGTTCGGGCGCAGCTTGTCTTCTGGAACAGATG GGTGTTTCTGTGGCCTGGGACTAGTTAGTACCAATAAGTCCTGCTCAATGCCACCCATCAGTTTCCAAGACCTTCCCCTCAACATCTACATGGTCATCTTCGGCACAGGCATCTTCGTCTTCATGCTCAGCCTCATCTTCTGCTGCTACTTCATCAG CAAACTCCGGAACCAGGCACAGAGCGAGCGATATGGCTACAAGGAG GTGGTGCTTAAAGGTGATGCTAAGAAGTTGCAGCTCTATGGG CAGACCTGTGCAGTTTGTCTAGAAGACTTCAAGGGGAAGGATGAACTGGGTGTGCTTCCATGCCAGCATGCCTTTCACCGCAA GTGTCTGGTGAAGTGGCTAGAAGTACGTTGCGTCTGCCCCATGTGTAACAAGCCCATTGCTGGCCCCACGGAGACCTCGCAGAGCATTGGAATCCTGCTGGATGAACTGGTATAA
- the Rnf122 gene encoding RING finger protein 122 isoform X5: MPPISFQDLPLNIYMVIFGTGIFVFMLSLIFCCYFISKLRNQAQSERYGYKEVVLKGDAKKLQLYGQTCAVCLEDFKGKDELGVLPCQHAFHRKCLVKWLEVRCVCPMCNKPIAGPTETSQSIGILLDELV, from the exons ATGCCACCCATCAGTTTCCAAGACCTTCCCCTCAACATCTACATGGTCATCTTCGGCACAGGCATCTTCGTCTTCATGCTCAGCCTCATCTTCTGCTGCTACTTCATCAG CAAACTCCGGAACCAGGCACAGAGCGAGCGATATGGCTACAAGGAG GTGGTGCTTAAAGGTGATGCTAAGAAGTTGCAGCTCTATGGG CAGACCTGTGCAGTTTGTCTAGAAGACTTCAAGGGGAAGGATGAACTGGGTGTGCTTCCATGCCAGCATGCCTTTCACCGCAA GTGTCTGGTGAAGTGGCTAGAAGTACGTTGCGTCTGCCCCATGTGTAACAAGCCCATTGCTGGCCCCACGGAGACCTCGCAGAGCATTGGAATCCTGCTGGATGAACTGGTATAA